One part of the Plasmodium yoelii strain 17X genome assembly, chromosome: 13 genome encodes these proteins:
- a CDS encoding 60S ribosomal protein L23, putative, whose amino-acid sequence MKRGRAGTLKNKMRITLSLPVGALINCCDNSGGKNLYIIAVQGFGSCLNRLPAASLGDMVLATVKKGKPDLRKKVLNAIITRQSKAWRRHEGYFIYFEDNAGVIVNPKGEMKGSAITGPVARECAELWPKLSSAASAIV is encoded by the exons atgaagagaGGAAGAGCAGGAacattaaaaaacaaaatgagaATTACCCTATCCTTACCGGTAGGCGCTCTCATTAATTGCTGTGATAATAGTGGAGGAAAAAACTTATACATTATTGCTGTTCAG gGTTTCGGATCATGCCTTAACCGTTTACCAGCAGCATCGCTAGGAGATATGGTCTTAGCAACtgtaaaaaaaggaaaacccgatttaagaaaaaaagttTTAAATGCTATTATTACTCGCCAATCAAAAGCATGGAGAAGACATGAAggctattttatttattttgaagaTAATGCTGGTGTTATTGTAAATCCAAAAGGAGAAATGAAAGGGTCAGCTATTACTGGACCAGTTGCAAGAGAGTGTGCTGAATTATGGCCAAAATTATCATCAGCAGCTTCAGCAATTgtttaa